The DNA region GTGCAACGCCCCGGCCGGTGCGCTCGCGCGCGCGTTCAGGGCCGTTGCCGACCAGAAGGCCGCCGCGTAGGCGTCCTCACGTATCGCACGAGACAGTGAACGTGCGTCTTTCGCCGGGAGGCGGAAGACGTGACAGAGGAACGGTAAAGGAGCAACACATCATGGCCAAGATCACCCGTGACGACGTGCTGGCGTGGGTCAAGGAGGCTCCGGCGCTGGAGCTCGCCGAGCTCGTCAAGGAGATGGAAGAGGTCTTCGGCGTGTCGGCGGCCGCCCCGGTCGCCGTGGCCGCTGCCGCCCCCGCGGGCGGCGGCGAGGCCGCTGCCGAGGAGAAGACCGCCTTCGACGTCGTGCTC from Actinomycetota bacterium includes:
- a CDS encoding 50S ribosomal protein L7/L12, producing MTRDDVLAWVKEAPALELAELVKEMEEVFGVSAAAPVAVAAAAPAGGGEAAAEEKTAFDVVLVAAGDQKIGVIKVVRELTALGLKEAKDLVDGAPKPVLEGVAKEKADEAKTKLEEAGATVELK